In Eisenibacter elegans DSM 3317, the genomic window CCTTGTTCCTAAATCTCGTAGACCTTCACCAACGCCGCATTTATCCGGCTTCCATTTCCATCGCCGAAGGCAAAATCACTGACATCAAAAGCTTAGACAGCCCTTGCGCACACTATGCCCTGCCCGGCTTTGTAGATGCGCATATCCATATCGAAAGCTCGATGCTCACCCCAAGGGCTTTTGCGGCAATGGCCGTGCGCCACGGCACGGTGGCTACCGTTTCCGACCCACACGAAATCGCCAATGTGCTCGGCTTAAAAGGGGTATTGTATATGATTGAAAACGGGCGGCACAGCGACTTCAAGTTTTACTTTGGTGCGCCCTCTTGCGTGCCGGCTACGAATTTTGAAAATGCCGGCGCTGCCCTCGGCCTCGATGCCTTAGAACAATTGCTCCTGATGCCGGAGGTGAAATATTTGGCCGAAATGATGAACTACCCGGGCGTATTGCACCAAGACCCTGAGGTAATGGCCAAAATCGCACTTGCGCAGCGCCTTGGCAAGCCTATTGACGGCCACGCGCCCGGCCTGCGCGGACAAGCCGCCCGCGACTACATCGCCGCCGGAATGAGCACCGACCACGAGTGTTTCACTGCCGAAGAGGCGCTCGACAAGCTCCAAGCCGGCATGCACGTCCTCATCAGGGAGGGCAGCGCCGCCAAAAACTTTGAAGCCCTCGCCCCATTGCTGCCCCAATACTTTGGGCAGATGATGTTTTGCTCCGACGACAAGCATCCTGACGAACTACTGCTCGGGCATATCAACCAGCTCGTTCAGCGGGCGCTGGCCAAAGGTTTTGCCCTTTTTGATGTCTTGGAGGTGGCCTGCCTCAATCCTGTAAAACACTATGGCTTAGACTTGGGGCTGCTGCGTGTGGGCGACCCTGCCGATTTTATTGTGGTAGAAGACCTGACGGCTTTCAAGGTACTCAAGACCTATATCGGTGGCAAAGAGGTCTTCGATGGTGTGCAAGACCATATTCCGCAGCTATCGGGCAGCTTGCCCAATCACTTCGAGGCCTTGCCCCGCCAAGAGAGCGATTTTCGCCTATCGGCAAAAGATTATGCGCACAATATGGCCATAGAGGCCATTGATGGAGAGCTGATTACCCGCAAAGTAGCTGTGGCGCTTTCGAGCGATGCCGAGGGCTTCCTCCAAGCCGACCCTGCCCAAGACCTGCTCAAGATTGCGGTCATCAACCGTTATGTACCTCAGGCCAGGCCGGCCATCGCCTTTATCAAAAACTTTGGCCTCAAAGAAGGGGCAATTGCCTCTACGGTGGCGCACGACTCCCACAACATCATTGTGGTAGGAGCCGACGATGCCGCCATCACCGAGGCGGTCAATCTGCTTATTGCCGCACAAGGTGGCGTAGTGGCCGTAGGCAAGGGGCAGCAAAAGGTACTCTCCCTGCCTATTGCCGGACTGATGAGCCCCCAAAGCGCTGAGGAAGTGGCCGCTGCCTACACCGAGATAGATGCTTTTGCCAAGGAATTGGGCAGTACCCTCAAAGCACCTTTTATGACGCTCTCTTTTATGGCCTTGCTCGTGATTCCCCATATCAAAATCAGCGACTTAGGCCTTTTCGATGTGGATAGTTTTCAGCTGGTTGAGTGATTTTTTGTAACTATTTAGGTGATACGCTTTGCTATAAATCTCTTATTATCAATTCGTTGGCTTTTGTTATATAGTTCGGCTTTAAATAAGCTTATTCTATAAATCACTAATTATCAAGTAGTTGTGTTTTAACTAAATTCCTAGCCATGAAACCCATCCTCTCGCAAGTATTTAATAATCAAGCATTTGAGCCTCCCAAATAGTTACGATTTTTTTAAACAAATTTTAGTAGTCATTTGGAAGTTATAAAAAAGTATGCAATATTTGCATCCGAAATAAATATTGATTAACCCTTATTATTTCATCCTTTATGAAAAAAATACTATTTACCCTCACTTTCCTATGTCTTTTCGTTGGTGCACAAGCACAAGACTTCAAGCCCTTCAAACTAGGTCTCGGAGCAGATTATGCGATTTCTAACGACGAAGATGCCAAAGGTGGACTACTTGTACACACCACTGGAAATTTCTGAAATCCCATAGCCTCAACTTATCGACCGACACTGCCAAATCCTAACTTTTTTATTAAAAAACACTTTTTTTTAATCCAAGGTTGGAGCTTCACACTACGTTTTCCAAAAACATCCAGTGGTGTATTGCTTGTATACCTAGAGCCTGCCTACCGCGTCAGTAGCCAAATTGCTGTGGGGCTAAGAATAGAAAGCGCTATTATGGCAAGAGGTATAGCTACTGCTTCAGGAAACGCTGATTTTTCAGCTTATGGCAACTTCTCTTACACCATTAACGGGCAGTACTACCTCTCTAACAACACTTTCAGACCTTTCATCGGTGTGGGTGTAGGTTTGTTTGGATTGGCTTCTGTACGCACTGACAATGTAGACCTAGTATCTGCTGGAACCAAGTTTGGTTTCTATCCACGGATCGGTTTTGAGGCTGATTACTTTGCCTTCAATTTTGAATACAACCTCATTCCTGCTACCAAAATCGACGGTACTGACATTTCAATCAAAAATAGTTATGCTGGTATTAAGCTTGGCTTTTTCTTGTTTGGCAGAAGAAACTAATTCCTAAAATAATACAATCTACAAAAAAGAAAAAAGAGCACTTACGGCACTCTTTTTTTATGTAAATACCCTCTTACACAACTCAAAAAAGGCTTAGCGCCCTTGGGTATATTGGAGATTTACACACCACTGGACATTTGTCAAATCCCTCAGTTAAAACTGTGGGCTAAGTCTCATTTTGGGGGTGAAATGAGGCCTCAACTTATCCCAGAGCTAGCGCTTCGAGCTACTTTTTCAAAAATGCCCAGTGGCATAGACCATTTTACTATATCCGCGTCAATTGTAGTGAGGGCCCTGCTGACCTTACTAACACCTCAACTACTGGCCATAAGGGTCAGTGTTTAGGCTTCCTTGCAGCTTCAGCCTAAAAACCTTATCTTTCGGAACTGAAAGCCACTCAAAACAACCCCGATGCTTACCAAGACTACTTATTTTGGCCTACCCTTAGGATGTAGGGCAATATTGATTTTTTGCGTTTTTCACTTGCTATCGACACCCACAAAGGCGCAAGACCTTGACTATGTACGCCAAGTGATTGACACACTTTGCAGCCCTACCATGTTTGGCCGCAGCGCTTTGCATGGAGGCGAGCGTTTGGCTGCCGACTTTATTCAGGCCGAATTCCAACGTTTGGGTGTGTCTGCCTTTGAACAAGGCTATCAACAAGCCTTCTCCCTATCCCTCAACACTTTTCCCAAAAACCCCAAGTTACGCATCAATGGCAAACCCTTGAGTGCCGG contains:
- the ade gene encoding adenine deaminase; the protein is MKTLFLNLVDLHQRRIYPASISIAEGKITDIKSLDSPCAHYALPGFVDAHIHIESSMLTPRAFAAMAVRHGTVATVSDPHEIANVLGLKGVLYMIENGRHSDFKFYFGAPSCVPATNFENAGAALGLDALEQLLLMPEVKYLAEMMNYPGVLHQDPEVMAKIALAQRLGKPIDGHAPGLRGQAARDYIAAGMSTDHECFTAEEALDKLQAGMHVLIREGSAAKNFEALAPLLPQYFGQMMFCSDDKHPDELLLGHINQLVQRALAKGFALFDVLEVACLNPVKHYGLDLGLLRVGDPADFIVVEDLTAFKVLKTYIGGKEVFDGVQDHIPQLSGSLPNHFEALPRQESDFRLSAKDYAHNMAIEAIDGELITRKVAVALSSDAEGFLQADPAQDLLKIAVINRYVPQARPAIAFIKNFGLKEGAIASTVAHDSHNIIVVGADDAAITEAVNLLIAAQGGVVAVGKGQQKVLSLPIAGLMSPQSAEEVAAAYTEIDAFAKELGSTLKAPFMTLSFMALLVIPHIKISDLGLFDVDSFQLVE